The DNA segment GCCGCTGTAGCACCAACAAAATGGGCAATCACGACATCCCGCAATAAACCCAACACACGCGACAACATAGTCATCATGCCGACCACCAGACTGGACTTTAATAAGCCTGTTGTTTGCTGCGGTTGATCTGCTGTTGAGGTTGGCGGTTGCGACAAAATAGGTCCAGAGGGATTAAATAGTCATGTTCACTACAGTTTAGCATTAATTACTGAATCAAGAGGTGGGATAACAGCCGTTTAGAATCAGGGTGGGCTGCACTCCACTGCTGCCTTACAAATTTACATCTATGTTGGCTTGGCCCTTTGATGGCGTGAATGGGTTGAGCCAGACGTGTTTAGGGCATGAGTGTTAACAAGCTTTACGTTAAGCGTCCGGCAGTGAGGTGCCTTAAGATCAGGCATTCTTTCAAGTTTGTTGAAACCAGTCTCGCAGGGTGGATTGCAATCCACCAGACCCAGCCATAAGCCACCATTTACCGGTGGATTATAATCCACCCTACAGTGTTAGAAGCGGCTGCCGGTATACCAATTGACATCACGAGAATATTTTTCTACTTGATCTTCCACATCAAGAATCAAGGTAAAAAGAGCCATTCTAACCACCACCCCATTATCCGCCTGACGGAAAATAGCCAAATTGGGATTGTCGTTCAGATCATTATCTAACTCATTAGCCCCTTCGCGAGAATCGCGGGGCAATGGATGCATAATCACGGTGTTTGGCTCACAAAAACGCGTATAGATAGCCTGATTTAAACGATAGCGTCCGCGGTATAAGTTGGCCTCTTCCTGGCTGGCAAAACGCTCTTCCTGGATTCGGGTTGAGTAGGCAATGTCGACATGGGCAATACTTTCTTCCATCGCATCAGACTCGGTTACCGCAAGACCTGCGGTACGCATCCTCTCAACAATTTCACCCGGCATTTTCAATTCCGCTGGGGAAATCAGGGTGACCGCCACATTGTTATACAGCGTCAATAATTTACACAGGGAGTGAACGGTACGGCCAAATTTTAAATCACCGATCAGGGCAATACGTAAACCGTCGAGGTCTCGGCCCTGGTCTTGCAGTTCTTTTTTAATGGTATATAAATCCAGCAGTGCCTGGCTGGGGTGTTCGTTGGCACCGTCACCACCATTAATCACCGGCACTCGACTGGCAGCGGCAAATTCTGCCACAGAACCCTCTTGCGGGTGGCGCATGGCAATAGCATCACTGTAGCCACTTAATACCCTGGCGGTATCGTAAAGGGACTCACCTTTAGCGATGGCCGAAGATTCAAAGCCAATGGTTTCACGGACCTCGCCCCCCAGTAAATTAAACGCACTGCCAAAGCTCACCCGGGTACGGGTACTGGGTTCAAAAAACATGCTGCCCAGAATAGCACCATCCAAGACCTTGGTTATGCGCCTGCGCTGGGCATAGGGCTTCATACGGTCGGCCACGTCAAAGATACGATCGATATCAATACGCTCAAACTGGCCAATGGAAAGAATATGGCTACCGGTGAATTTCAATCCTGTTTCTCCGTTTTTTATTGATTTTTAGGCATTGACCAAGACCTAACTGGCCTCTTCAATAGTCACTGCATCACTGGCCGCATCGCCAAATTGTAAGCTGGCCCAGCGCGCATACAAGCTTGAACTGGCCAATAACTG comes from the Oceanicoccus sagamiensis genome and includes:
- a CDS encoding aspartate carbamoyltransferase, translated to MKFTGSHILSIGQFERIDIDRIFDVADRMKPYAQRRRITKVLDGAILGSMFFEPSTRTRVSFGSAFNLLGGEVRETIGFESSAIAKGESLYDTARVLSGYSDAIAMRHPQEGSVAEFAAASRVPVINGGDGANEHPSQALLDLYTIKKELQDQGRDLDGLRIALIGDLKFGRTVHSLCKLLTLYNNVAVTLISPAELKMPGEIVERMRTAGLAVTESDAMEESIAHVDIAYSTRIQEERFASQEEANLYRGRYRLNQAIYTRFCEPNTVIMHPLPRDSREGANELDNDLNDNPNLAIFRQADNGVVVRMALFTLILDVEDQVEKYSRDVNWYTGSRF